The genomic interval TCTGCTCTATGTCGAGCACGCCAGGTCGTACTACGCGAAGGACGGCAAGCCGAACGACGAATTCCACTGCATTGCGTCTGCTGTCCGCCCCCTTCTCGACTTGGCTGGAGAAACCGCGATCTCGGATTTCGGGCCACTGTCGCTCAAGGCGGTTCGGGAAAGCATGATTCAGAGCAATGCCGATCAAGAGCGTAAGCCTTGGACTCGCGATTACATCAACAAAGCAGTCAGCCGGATTCGTCGGGTGTTCAAATGGGGCGTGTCTCAGGAATTGTTCGGCCCTGCGGTATTGCAGCGCCTGCAATCGCTGGAGCCGTTGCTCAAAGGCCGCACGGACGCGAAAGATAACCCAGCCCGCTCCGCTGTTCCGCTGGAAACCATAGAAGCGGTTCGCAATGAAGTTAAAGAGCGAATCAGAGATATGATGGACATCGCGGTACTGACCGGCGCGAGGCCAGGCGAACTTGTGTACCTGACCGTCGAGATGATCGACAGTTCCGCAGACGTCTTGAGGGTCGTGCTTCCCGAGCACAAGATGCGATACAAAGGGCGTCGACGCGTGCTGTACTTCGGCCCGAAAGCTCAATTGATCGTCAAGAAGCACATCAAGGGTAAATCCAAGAAAGATCGGCTGTTTCCCATTCGGAGAGGCACGTTCTCAAATTCAATCAAACGTGCGTGCGACAAGCTGAAAATCCCTCGATTCACTGGCCATTGGCTCCGTCATAATGCAGGAACGCAATTTAGAAAACTCGGCGGATTGGATGCAGCCCAAGTGATGCTTGGCCACAGTCACGCAGACGTCACGCAGATCTATGCGGATGCCGACGACGAGCAAGCTATTGAGATTGCACGCGAGCACGGATAAAGCAAACAGCCGACGAGACGCCCTGCTCTCGTCGGCTGTTTTTGTATCGTACGATGCAAATTTCAGCGGTCACCGGGCGATACACGCTGATAGTCGATCTTAACGTCCTGCTCAATGTGCTCAAAAACTGGAAGGCCAAACCCCGAATCGGGGTTAGCGTCCGAATTCGTGGTTGCGCTGGCAGGACTGATCTCGGAATCAAATTCAAGCCCGAACTTACCTGTGTGCTGTTCGATGCTCTCGAAGACTAAGCAATCCTCAGGTTTGGCCATGCCAATGATTGTTTCGGCGCCAGCAAAGTTGGAGAATGTGACTTCTGGGGCTTCCAAGCTGATGAATGTTTTCACCGTCGGATCGTCGTTAACCACCTCATCATAATCCAGGCCAATTTTAATCTCGTACATCAGCCCGGCCGCAAATCCAATCGCCAACAACAAAAAACCGCAAATCAGCTTCGCAACCATCGCTCGCCCCTCCGTGAATCGAACGCTATCAAACCGGCAGGAATATGCGAGAAGCTGGATTTCTGGTCAATATGGAACGCAAAAGCCCCGCGAGCCAGATGGCTGACGGGGCTTTAATCGTGGAATCAAAAAAGGTGTCAGGAACCTTTTT from Schlesneria paludicola DSM 18645 carries:
- a CDS encoding tyrosine-type recombinase/integrase; this encodes MTINELVLLYVEHARSYYAKDGKPNDEFHCIASAVRPLLDLAGETAISDFGPLSLKAVRESMIQSNADQERKPWTRDYINKAVSRIRRVFKWGVSQELFGPAVLQRLQSLEPLLKGRTDAKDNPARSAVPLETIEAVRNEVKERIRDMMDIAVLTGARPGELVYLTVEMIDSSADVLRVVLPEHKMRYKGRRRVLYFGPKAQLIVKKHIKGKSKKDRLFPIRRGTFSNSIKRACDKLKIPRFTGHWLRHNAGTQFRKLGGLDAAQVMLGHSHADVTQIYADADDEQAIEIAREHG